GCAAGCGCGAATAGGAACGCTATGGGCCGGCCCGGTCCGCGTTCGGGTAGCGTGCGTGGAGCTGCACGGTAACGTGCAGACAAGATAAATGACCGTTCACGACAGAACCCGGCTTATAGGCCCACTCAGCTTTCTTGTTGACGCTGCGACGACGTCAGCTGGCCGATTTGGCGCTCATTCGTCGGTCGCCGCCATAAGGCGTGCTCCCTCCTCTTTCGGGCCAAATCGACTCAGCTGACGCCGTCTCGCTGTTGGTGACGGCGTCATTGGCGTTTCCGTTCTTGTTGGCGAGGGCAACGGTACACCCTTTGCCGTATTATTGAGGCTGTTTGTTGCTTTGCTTGTTGTTGAGGGGCTTTGTTGGACAGCTATTTTACTCTGCAATCGAATATTGAGGCTTCGGGCGAGTTTGTGGATCGCAAGAGCCGGTTTATTGCCCAGCTGGTCCATATTGAGTCTGAGGATGAGGCGAATGCCTTTATCGAGATGATTCGCAAGCGTCATTACGACGCTCGACACAATGTTCCCGCGTGGATTTTGGTCGATGGACGCGAGCGCCAGAGCGATGACGGCGAGCCGAGCCGTACGAGCGGCATGCCGACGCTCGAGGTGCTTCGCGGCGCGGGGCTCAAAGATGTTTGCTGCGTAGTGACGCGCTATTTTGGTGGTACGTTGTTGGGGCCGGGCGGCTTGGTTCGCGCCTATACTGCGGCGACGCAGGCGGCGGTGGCTGCGGCTCAGGAAGCCGGGCAGATCGTTGAGATGACGAGCCTCGTGCCGGTTGATGTACGTGTGGCCTATCCGCAATACGAGCAGGTGCTTCGCTTGGCGCAGGATTCGGGTGCTAAGGTTGCGGATACCGATTATGCGGATGCCGTGACGATTCACTTGGTGTTTAAAGCGGGGGAGCAGGAGCCGTTTTGCACTAAGATGCGCGAGCTTATGGCGGGGCGCGAGGAGATTGAGGTCGGTGCTCCCGAGTTTGCGGAGTTCTAACGACGACGGTCGGCGTGCTTTTGGATGAATCCCAAGCGCGCCGGCCGTCGTTTTATGTTGCCGCCGTTTACTCGGCGAGCTGCTTTAGCACATCGCAGGCGATGTCGACGGCGTCGTCGATGCAGCCGGGGCAGCTGCGGAGCGGACCCTGGTCCGAGCCGATGCCCTTGAGCGTGCCGCAGACGGTCGTGGTGTTCTTCTCGCCAAAGCGCTTGGCAATCTCGCGCGACAGCTTGTAGGTCTGGCCCTTGGTCTTGGGGTTCTCCATACCGTCGCTCATCACAAAGCCCATGATGGCCACGGCGCCCGAGATGGCGCCGCAGGTCTCGGTCATGCCGCCCATGCCGGCGCCAAAGCCCTCGGTGAGGGTAAAGGCGATCTGGGGGTCGAGCCCCACAGCGGGCGCGAGCGTGCAAGCGACAGCCTGGGCGCAGTTAAAGCCGCGGGCGTGGTACTCGGCAGCCTGAGCCTGGCAGGCGGCAGTGTTGAGCTGGGTGGTATCGATCTGCTTCATCGGTGTCTCCTTGATTGCGGTGTACCCGCCTATGGTACCCTTGCCGGCGCATTCGCTTATCGAGACCGCAGTGCATATCTCATTGTTTTTCGCCATCGAACACTTTCTTAAGATTTGGGACAAATAAACCTGATTAATTTGTCCCATAACCTATCGGCGGGATGGGTTGAGAGGGGTGCGGGGTAGCGGTATCGTGAACCGAATAAAAACAAAACCCAAGTAAGGGAGTTGGATATGAGCGAGCAGACTATCGGTACCACGTGTGTTCAGGGCGGCTATCACCCGGGAGATGCGGAGCCGCGCCAGGTGCCCATCTACCAGTCCACCACGTGGAAATACGACACGTCCGAGCACATGGGCAAGCTGTTTGACCTGGAGGAGTCGGGCTACTTCTACAGCCGTCTGCAGAATCCCACGTGCGATCTGGTTGCCGCCAAGATCTGCGAGATGGAGGGCGGCACCGCTGCGATGCTCACGAGTTCGGGCATGGCCGCGAACTTCCTCGCGATCTTTAACGTGGCCGGTGCCGGTGATCACGTGGTCGCGAGCTCTGCTATCTACGGCGGTACGTATAACCTGCTCGCCCACACCATGGGCCGCATGGGCGTGACTTGCACGTTTGTCGCCCCCGACTGCACCGATGAGGAGCTGGAGGCAGCCTTTGAGCCCAATACCAAGCTCGTCTTTGGCGAGACGATTGCCAACCCTGCCCTTGCCGTGCTCGATATTGAGCGCTTTGCCAAGGCCGCGCATGACCACGGCGTGCCGCTGATGGTCGACAACACCTTCCCGACGCCCGTGATGTGCCGTCCCTTTGAGTGGGGCGCCGACATCGTCACGCACTCCACGACCAAGTACATGGACGGTCACGCGGCCTACCTGGGCGGTGTAATCGTCGATCACGGTCAGTTTGACTGGATGGCCCATGCCGACAAGTTCCCGGGCCTCACCACGCCCGACGAGAGCTACCACGGCGTGACGTATGCCGAGAAGTTCGGTCGCGAGGGTGCCTTCATTACCAAGGCAACCGCTCAGCTCATGCGCGACCTTGGTCCCATGCAGAACCCGCAGGCGGCGTTTTTCCTGAACAGCTCGCTCGAGAGCCTGCATGTGCGCATGCCGCGTCATTGCGAGAACGGCCTGGCCGTTGCCAAGTTCCTGCAGAGCCATCCCAAAGTGCGCTTTGTGAGCTATCCGGGCCTGGAGGGCGATAAGTACTATGGCCTGGCTCAGAAGTACATGCCCAACGGTACCTGCGGCGTCGTGAGCTTTGGCTTTACCGGCGGTCGTGCGGCTGCCGAGACCTTTATGAAGAGCCTCAAGCTCGCCCAGATCGCCACGCACGTGGCCGACGCCCGCACTTGCTGCCTGCATCCCGCTAACGCCACGCATCGCCAGATGAACGATGAGGAGCTCATCGCCTGCGGCATCTCCGCCGACATGGTGCGCCTGTCGTGCGGCCTCGAGGACACGGCCGATCTGATTGCCGACCTTGAGCAGGCGCTCGAGCAGTGCTAGGCTAGCTCCGTACAAGGTGCCGATGCTGGCAGAAAGCTTCGGCGACCTTCAGTTCCGATTCCGTAGGCGGGACCCCAATTGCGTCTTTGCAGGCGATTGGGGCCCCGTTTTTTGCGTTGTGCCACTCGAAAGGATGGATATGGAGAAAACCGCAGAGCAGCTGCGCCGCGAGCGCATTGCCCTTGAGGGCGACACCCACGGCAAGAACAAGTGGGCGATTCTGTTTACCGTGCTCATCATGACGTTTATGGTGTGTCTGGATTCGACCGTCGTGACCGTGGCGCTGCCCGTGATGCAAAAGGAGCTGGGCGTGGGCCTCGATCGCATTCAGCTGGTAAGCTCGGTGTATCTGCTTGCGACGTGCGTGGCTATGTTGCCGTTTGGCCGTCTGGGCGACGTGCGCGGCAAGGTGAATGTGTTCCAGCTGGGCGTCATCGTCTTTTCGGTCGGTTCGCTGCTGTGCGGCCTTTCGGCCTCGCTCGAGGTTCTTATCCTGGCACGCATTGTTCAGGGCGTCGGTTGCGCGGCAGCCATGGCCAACAACATGGGTATCATCACCGAGTCGTTTCCGGCGCGCGAGCGCGGCCGTGCCATGGGTATTCTCGCGACCTTCGTGGCCCTCGGCATGATGTGCGGCCCCGTGCTCGGCGGCATGCTGGTGGCAAGCTTTCCCTGGGAGAGCATCTTCCTCATCAACCTGCCCATTGGCGTCATCTCGTTTATCGTGGGGCTCTATACGCTACCGCATGTTAAGCCGGAGGCCGGCGAGCGCCCCATGTCCCTGATCGAGGCTGCTCGTCGCTGCTTTGCAAATTCGGCCTTCACCATCAACCTTGCCTGCATGCTCATCGTGTTCGTTGGTATTGGCGCATCCGAGTTTATCCTGCCGTTCTATTTTCAGGACGCCCACGGCTTTGGTTCCGATATCTCCGGACTGCTCTTTTTGGCACTGCCGATGGTAAATGCCTTTATCGGCCCGCTTTCGGGTACGGTTTCCGACCGTGTTGGCTGCGAGGGCCCCACGGCCGTGGGCCTGGGCGTGTACGTGTGCGGC
The DNA window shown above is from Collinsella aerofaciens and carries:
- a CDS encoding C-GCAxxG-C-C family protein, with the protein product MKQIDTTQLNTAACQAQAAEYHARGFNCAQAVACTLAPAVGLDPQIAFTLTEGFGAGMGGMTETCGAISGAVAIMGFVMSDGMENPKTKGQTYKLSREIAKRFGEKNTTTVCGTLKGIGSDQGPLRSCPGCIDDAVDIACDVLKQLAE
- a CDS encoding YigZ family protein; translated protein: MLDSYFTLQSNIEASGEFVDRKSRFIAQLVHIESEDEANAFIEMIRKRHYDARHNVPAWILVDGRERQSDDGEPSRTSGMPTLEVLRGAGLKDVCCVVTRYFGGTLLGPGGLVRAYTAATQAAVAAAQEAGQIVEMTSLVPVDVRVAYPQYEQVLRLAQDSGAKVADTDYADAVTIHLVFKAGEQEPFCTKMRELMAGREEIEVGAPEFAEF
- a CDS encoding O-acetylhomoserine aminocarboxypropyltransferase/cysteine synthase family protein — translated: MSEQTIGTTCVQGGYHPGDAEPRQVPIYQSTTWKYDTSEHMGKLFDLEESGYFYSRLQNPTCDLVAAKICEMEGGTAAMLTSSGMAANFLAIFNVAGAGDHVVASSAIYGGTYNLLAHTMGRMGVTCTFVAPDCTDEELEAAFEPNTKLVFGETIANPALAVLDIERFAKAAHDHGVPLMVDNTFPTPVMCRPFEWGADIVTHSTTKYMDGHAAYLGGVIVDHGQFDWMAHADKFPGLTTPDESYHGVTYAEKFGREGAFITKATAQLMRDLGPMQNPQAAFFLNSSLESLHVRMPRHCENGLAVAKFLQSHPKVRFVSYPGLEGDKYYGLAQKYMPNGTCGVVSFGFTGGRAAAETFMKSLKLAQIATHVADARTCCLHPANATHRQMNDEELIACGISADMVRLSCGLEDTADLIADLEQALEQC
- a CDS encoding MFS transporter, whose amino-acid sequence is MEKTAEQLRRERIALEGDTHGKNKWAILFTVLIMTFMVCLDSTVVTVALPVMQKELGVGLDRIQLVSSVYLLATCVAMLPFGRLGDVRGKVNVFQLGVIVFSVGSLLCGLSASLEVLILARIVQGVGCAAAMANNMGIITESFPARERGRAMGILATFVALGMMCGPVLGGMLVASFPWESIFLINLPIGVISFIVGLYTLPHVKPEAGERPMSLIEAARRCFANSAFTINLACMLIVFVGIGASEFILPFYFQDAHGFGSDISGLLFLALPMVNAFIGPLSGTVSDRVGCEGPTAVGLGVYVCGLFAVSTLDEHSSIPVIVCCVAFMSCGTSIFQSPNNSLYMGSAPHEALGFAGSLGSLARYAGMALGITAASHILYGQMSVAMGEAVTSIVAGRPDVFLYGFRSVFYALMAVAAVGFALAMVRLVRMRARH